A stretch of Candidatus Bipolaricaulota bacterium DNA encodes these proteins:
- a CDS encoding glycosyltransferase family 2 protein → MSKVSINLVTWNGAKYIQACLKSVFEQTFKDFSLLIIDNGSTDDTLELIGEKFPHLKIVRHKENQGFAKAHNQAIHWSKSDYVLVLNQDIILEPDFLENIVALMDKNPRAAAASGKLLRWQNNQKTNYIDTLGLKIYKNHRVVDLGSGEVDQGQYDGVKEVFGASGAAPVFRREALNDAVENGQYFDEDFFSYKEDVDLAYRLRWRGWQAWRVPSAVGYHDRSVSGPAGKMNRRLIMKARKSKSRFGTFYSYRNHLYVLLKNAPKLGLSIFFYELQKFLYILFAEQSSLKAFSEAMKNRKKFLEKRKLIMERKTDDAKEIEKWFV, encoded by the coding sequence ATGTCAAAAGTTTCCATAAATTTAGTCACCTGGAACGGAGCCAAATACATTCAAGCTTGTTTGAAGTCGGTTTTTGAACAAACTTTTAAAGATTTTAGTTTGTTGATTATCGACAACGGCTCCACTGATGACACGCTTGAATTGATCGGTGAAAAATTTCCGCATTTAAAAATCGTGCGGCACAAAGAAAATCAAGGCTTTGCCAAGGCGCACAATCAGGCGATTCATTGGTCAAAAAGCGATTATGTTTTGGTGTTAAATCAAGATATCATTTTAGAACCCGACTTTTTGGAAAATATAGTCGCTCTCATGGATAAAAATCCTCGAGCCGCCGCCGCGAGCGGCAAGCTTTTGCGCTGGCAAAACAATCAAAAAACCAATTATATTGACACGCTCGGTTTGAAAATATATAAAAATCATCGAGTGGTGGATTTGGGCAGCGGCGAAGTCGATCAGGGGCAGTATGACGGCGTCAAAGAAGTTTTCGGCGCGTCCGGCGCGGCCCCGGTTTTCCGAAGGGAAGCGCTCAATGACGCGGTGGAAAACGGTCAGTATTTCGATGAAGATTTTTTCAGCTATAAAGAAGACGTTGATCTGGCTTATCGTCTGCGCTGGCGAGGCTGGCAGGCCTGGAGAGTGCCGTCCGCCGTCGGTTATCATGATCGTTCGGTCTCGGGACCGGCCGGAAAAATGAACAGAAGGCTGATCATGAAGGCGAGAAAATCAAAATCGCGCTTCGGCACTTTTTATTCATACCGAAATCATTTGTATGTTTTGCTAAAGAACGCTCCCAAGCTCGGTTTGTCGATATTTTTTTACGAATTGCAAAAATTCTTATATATTTTATTCGCGGAACAGTCGTCTTTGAAAGCATTTTCCGAAGCGATGAAAAACAGAAAAAAGTTTTTGGAAAAAAGAAAGCTGATTATGGAGAGGAAAACGGATGATGCTAAGGAGATTGAAAAATGGTTTGTTTAA